The Metabacillus sediminilitoris genome window below encodes:
- a CDS encoding carbohydrate ABC transporter permease — MREFNVIKSLKILLLIAFTILFLFPTVWMFVSSTKSVAEISKEIGTINSFIPNFSHIGSWLDPYKEMFSRFNFGLHFFNSVFYSLVIVFGSLLVNSLAGYALATFDIPFKKYITGTLLILIIFPFQSVLIQIFIIINEMNLTNTVWGLALPHIGSAFNIYLFMVFFKKIPKELSESAYMDGASDWQIFTKIAIPISKPIFMTIGILVFVGSWNDYVWPLMIFTETDKYPLSVAVNILNETKPIFLNQVMAGLTITTIPILLVYIFCQKYIMPQNSTTGIK, encoded by the coding sequence TTGAGGGAATTTAATGTGATTAAATCTCTAAAGATTCTTTTATTAATTGCATTTACGATTTTGTTCCTATTCCCCACTGTCTGGATGTTTGTAAGTAGCACAAAATCGGTAGCAGAGATATCAAAAGAAATTGGAACAATTAATAGTTTTATACCAAATTTCAGTCATATAGGTTCTTGGTTAGATCCTTATAAGGAAATGTTTAGTAGATTTAATTTTGGGCTTCATTTCTTTAATAGTGTTTTTTATAGTTTAGTGATTGTTTTTGGAAGTTTATTGGTTAACTCACTAGCGGGATATGCGTTGGCCACCTTTGATATACCTTTTAAAAAGTATATTACTGGTACGCTGCTTATTTTAATCATATTCCCGTTTCAGTCTGTTCTAATCCAAATTTTTATCATCATCAATGAAATGAACCTTACAAATACTGTTTGGGGATTAGCATTACCACATATCGGAAGTGCATTTAATATCTACCTCTTTATGGTATTTTTCAAGAAGATTCCTAAAGAGTTAAGCGAGTCTGCATATATGGATGGTGCTTCGGACTGGCAAATATTCACGAAAATTGCTATCCCCATCTCTAAACCGATCTTCATGACAATTGGGATACTTGTCTTTGTTGGATCTTGGAATGATTATGTATGGCCCCTTATGATTTTCACTGAAACAGACAAATATCCATTATCAGTAGCTGTAAATATTTTGAATGAAACGAAACCTATCTTTTTAAACCAGGTGATGGCGGGGTTAACCATTACAACGATTCCCATTCTACTCGTTTATATTTTTTGTCAAAAATACATTATGCCACAAAACTCAACAACTGGAATTAAATAA
- a CDS encoding GH32 C-terminal domain-containing protein: MSLLYDLSLNEGKGSVTKERIRGNLLPIEYVFNHARYKESCSPRWVTSALEGYALDFDGYSTYIKDESIEVNGSLTIVTLIAPRCFEACHGEVSTTIIDQLDKAGKKGFALSLYQHGEVQFEIGNGNRIDTFRSNEQLELFKKSFITVTFNHETNWISIYINSKRVMCELIDGFENADIPLSIGLNNTPFEISDIFKGGMFSGLVDFIRIYDEAWLSEKIQNNFICIKDKLSLDFQDIDLDENKLLDDIHRPQYHAIPPQHWMNEPHAPFYYKGKYHLFYQKNATGPYFSNLHWGHWTSDDLVFWKNEKTALFPQRGELTPSGVWSGSAAIGPKSIPYLFYTSANLAKDYNQGVAIARPKNLDDIHLVDWEMDDQSTITQTDKQGMPSQFRDPFVWKDDKEEIWYLIIGGGMEDKGPTAWIYASTDCENWQFKGDFFTVDSEDFPYLGTNWELPVLLPVSDDKGNTKYVFLFMSYFNKEEKYQVDTYFYLGQFDKENLRFIPDSLEPQLLDYGKFKFSGPSGFVDPVTNKSIVFSILQGNRNEQEEYESGWAHNAGLPIELYLENNELRMKPIENLVALRNKVLVNERDKPLVQINEKLKEISGKMLEVIVEFDHTEKLVGFECKKDPKNQEKTSLLYEKEKKQVWIDRSKSFLGREGDIQGGILDIDEGFSAHIYIDHSAIECYLNNKKMISSRAYPTLKNSDDISLIGEKDIIIKSMKVFELKSIWKKED; encoded by the coding sequence ATGAGTTTACTATATGACCTTAGCTTGAATGAGGGAAAGGGGAGTGTAACCAAAGAGCGTATACGGGGCAATCTGTTGCCTATTGAATATGTCTTTAATCATGCAAGGTATAAGGAGAGTTGTTCCCCAAGATGGGTCACGTCTGCACTTGAAGGTTACGCTTTAGATTTTGACGGATATTCAACGTATATAAAGGATGAATCAATAGAAGTAAATGGATCCTTGACGATCGTTACTCTTATTGCACCGCGTTGTTTTGAAGCTTGTCATGGAGAAGTGTCTACAACGATCATTGATCAATTAGATAAAGCAGGGAAAAAAGGATTTGCGTTAAGCCTTTATCAGCATGGGGAAGTCCAATTTGAAATAGGGAATGGGAACCGTATAGATACATTTAGGAGTAATGAACAACTGGAATTGTTCAAGAAATCCTTCATTACGGTTACCTTTAATCATGAAACCAACTGGATATCGATCTATATTAATTCCAAGCGGGTAATGTGTGAATTAATAGATGGATTTGAGAATGCTGATATTCCATTATCAATCGGATTAAATAATACCCCATTCGAAATTAGCGACATTTTTAAGGGCGGAATGTTTTCTGGATTAGTCGACTTTATACGAATTTATGATGAAGCTTGGTTATCAGAAAAAATTCAAAATAACTTTATATGTATCAAAGATAAGCTTTCACTTGATTTTCAGGACATAGATCTTGATGAAAATAAACTTTTAGATGATATTCATCGGCCGCAATATCATGCAATACCGCCGCAACATTGGATGAATGAACCTCATGCTCCTTTTTATTACAAAGGAAAGTATCACTTGTTTTACCAGAAAAATGCAACAGGTCCTTACTTTTCAAACTTACATTGGGGGCATTGGACAAGTGATGATTTAGTTTTCTGGAAAAATGAAAAAACAGCTTTATTTCCCCAAAGAGGTGAATTAACACCATCAGGGGTGTGGTCTGGTTCAGCTGCCATTGGTCCAAAGAGTATTCCGTATCTGTTTTATACTTCCGCCAATTTGGCGAAGGATTATAACCAAGGTGTTGCCATCGCTCGCCCGAAAAATTTAGACGACATACACCTAGTGGATTGGGAAATGGACGATCAGAGTACCATTACTCAAACTGATAAACAAGGAATGCCTTCTCAATTCAGGGATCCTTTTGTCTGGAAAGATGACAAGGAAGAGATATGGTACCTCATCATAGGCGGTGGAATGGAAGATAAAGGGCCAACAGCATGGATCTATGCATCGACTGATTGTGAAAATTGGCAGTTTAAAGGAGATTTTTTTACTGTAGACAGTGAGGATTTTCCTTATTTAGGAACGAATTGGGAGTTACCTGTTTTGCTGCCGGTGTCTGACGATAAAGGAAATACAAAGTACGTCTTTCTGTTTATGAGCTACTTTAACAAGGAAGAAAAATATCAAGTAGATACTTATTTTTACCTTGGCCAATTTGATAAGGAAAACCTTAGGTTTATTCCTGATTCACTGGAACCACAATTGTTGGATTATGGGAAGTTTAAATTCAGCGGACCAAGTGGTTTTGTTGATCCAGTTACGAACAAATCGATTGTTTTCTCCATCCTTCAAGGTAACCGAAATGAGCAGGAAGAGTACGAGTCTGGTTGGGCTCATAATGCTGGGCTTCCCATTGAACTTTATTTAGAAAACAATGAGCTTAGAATGAAGCCGATAGAAAATTTAGTGGCTTTGAGAAACAAAGTACTAGTGAATGAAAGGGATAAACCATTAGTTCAAATAAATGAAAAACTTAAAGAAATAAGTGGAAAAATGCTTGAGGTTATTGTGGAGTTTGATCATACGGAAAAATTGGTTGGTTTTGAGTGTAAAAAGGATCCTAAGAATCAAGAAAAAACAAGCCTATTATATGAAAAGGAAAAAAAGCAAGTTTGGATCGATCGAAGTAAAAGCTTTTTGGGTCGTGAAGGTGATATACAAGGTGGCATACTTGATATTGATGAAGGCTTTTCTGCCCATATTTATATTGATCACTCGGCAATTGAATGCTACTTAAATAACAAAAAAATGATTTCAAGCAGGGCATATCCCACATTAAAAAACAGTGATGATATCTCTTTAATTGGTGAAAAAGATATCATCATCAAATCAATGAAAGTCTTTGAGCTTAAATCAATTTGGAAAAAGGAGGATTGA
- a CDS encoding glycoside hydrolase family 32 protein encodes MTIQTHGMNKTYRHNYHLMPECGWMNDPNGFSYFNNEYHLFYQHYPHDTVWGPMHWAHAVSSDLIKWSHKKIALKPGRDYDRNGVFSGSGIQVGNEHWLFYTGHIDSQLDAVYDENFKKKPLPESQETIPYIRQVQCLAKSVDGVTYEKYENNPVISSKQVPAGIRVEDFRDPKVWICEGKFYMTVGAKSRENIGHVLFYTSTDGMKWEYLNQLSLGRKYGTVWECPDLFELDGKHVLLFSPQEKPRVGNRFENVHSTMALIGEFKYSTGEFKVESEQELDQGFDFYAPQSLLTTEGKRVIIAWMNMWERRYLLHELGHGWNGSMTLPRELSIKNGRLIQKPYHKIETYQKNGVELKDFSISGNYENTSLNGNSQRLDIQFEMKESNQFTIEFFRDTNEKLSFIFDKSKNEMVLDRSESEYAIENTGDKNDFTRSQLIDLTNPVHLTIFLDVSSIEIFVNDGEHVFTSLYFSKELSERILFQSQGATHINKLLKWELV; translated from the coding sequence ATGACAATACAAACACATGGAATGAATAAAACTTATCGACATAACTATCATCTAATGCCTGAGTGTGGTTGGATGAATGACCCAAATGGTTTTTCATACTTTAATAATGAATATCATCTCTTTTATCAGCATTATCCTCATGATACAGTTTGGGGTCCTATGCATTGGGCCCATGCTGTAAGTTCTGATCTTATCAAATGGAGTCATAAAAAAATTGCATTAAAACCAGGGAGAGATTATGACCGAAATGGTGTCTTTTCTGGTTCTGGAATTCAAGTCGGCAATGAGCATTGGCTATTTTATACGGGCCATATTGATTCACAGCTTGACGCCGTATATGATGAGAATTTTAAAAAGAAACCACTCCCTGAAAGTCAAGAAACCATTCCCTATATTAGACAAGTGCAGTGTCTAGCAAAATCTGTAGATGGGGTAACTTACGAAAAGTATGAAAATAATCCGGTTATTTCTTCTAAACAGGTACCCGCGGGGATTAGGGTTGAAGATTTCAGAGACCCAAAAGTATGGATCTGCGAAGGTAAGTTTTATATGACAGTTGGGGCAAAGAGTAGGGAGAATATCGGGCATGTATTATTCTATACGTCAACAGATGGAATGAAATGGGAATATTTAAATCAGTTATCACTAGGTAGGAAATATGGAACTGTTTGGGAATGTCCAGATTTATTCGAACTGGATGGCAAACATGTTTTGCTTTTTTCACCTCAGGAAAAACCGCGTGTTGGGAATAGGTTTGAAAATGTACATTCGACAATGGCTTTAATTGGAGAGTTCAAATACTCTACAGGTGAATTTAAAGTGGAGAGTGAGCAAGAACTTGACCAGGGCTTTGACTTTTATGCCCCGCAATCCCTTTTAACTACTGAAGGAAAGAGAGTTATTATCGCATGGATGAATATGTGGGAAAGAAGATATCTCTTGCATGAGCTTGGGCATGGATGGAACGGGTCAATGACTCTTCCGAGAGAATTATCAATAAAAAATGGAAGGCTCATCCAAAAGCCTTATCATAAAATAGAAACGTATCAAAAAAATGGCGTAGAATTGAAGGATTTCTCGATAAGCGGAAATTATGAGAATACTAGTCTGAATGGGAATAGCCAAAGACTTGACATTCAATTTGAGATGAAGGAAAGCAATCAGTTTACAATCGAGTTTTTCAGAGATACAAATGAAAAACTATCATTCATTTTTGATAAGAGTAAAAATGAAATGGTTTTAGATCGTAGCGAATCAGAGTATGCAATAGAGAATACGGGAGACAAGAATGACTTTACAAGAAGTCAGTTGATTGATCTAACAAATCCTGTTCATCTAACCATCTTTTTAGATGTATCATCCATTGAGATTTTTGTCAATGACGGGGAACATGTATTTACTTCACTGTACTTTTCGAAGGAATTAAGTGAAAGAATTTTGTTTCAATCTCAAGGTGCGACACATATAAATAAACTTTTGAAATGGGAACTTGTTTAA
- a CDS encoding aspartyl-phosphate phosphatase Spo0E family protein, with amino-acid sequence MTIQVVHSELANKISLIRRLMIVTAQTKGINNPETIKYSQELDKLIFETQLLLKSCS; translated from the coding sequence ATGACTATACAAGTAGTACATTCTGAATTAGCAAATAAAATCAGTCTAATTAGAAGACTAATGATTGTAACTGCCCAAACAAAAGGAATCAATAATCCTGAAACAATTAAATATAGTCAGGAATTGGACAAATTAATTTTTGAAACTCAACTATTATTAAAATCTTGTAGTTAA
- a CDS encoding multicopper oxidase family protein encodes MIENSGTSVTNNCPEYNANVPVKLPGTIEKFVDELPIPQVLNPVSQGNDSAYYEVEMKCGSHKFHRDFNETIIYGYNGIYPGPTIETMRGQTVNVKWINHLPLDHFLPVDKTLPGAMNNPEVRTVVHLHGANVAPDSDGHPEAWFTRNFADVGPKYSRQVFEYPNDQQATTLWYHDHALGVTRLNLYAGLAGFYLIHDEHELSLDLPKGKYDIPLMIQDKTFRADGSLFYPANTVPPASVHPSVVRAFIGNTMVVNGKVWPYLNVEPRKYRFRMLNASNTNGFTFYLLDENNKRQPFLQIGTDGGMIRKTKRLIEFPLDPAERLDVIIDFSKFAGQTITLRTEELNLQGFPETFKEDVMEFRVGLEVECEDESKIPIKLRHFEKLKPKKMDPKPKTRRFVMTEDQDAQSRLMLTINHLMFHDPATETPEIDSVEIWEFASPIFNPNSPLGIPPNITHPIHPHLVQFQILERQDFDINDFNEQEWINNGKGIKLGKKHPPDPSEIGWKDTVRVEPGKVTRIIVPFKNYTGEYVWHCHILEHEDHDMMRPLIITEKNCD; translated from the coding sequence ATGATTGAAAATTCCGGAACTTCTGTAACAAATAATTGTCCTGAGTATAATGCCAATGTACCAGTAAAACTCCCAGGTACAATAGAAAAATTTGTTGATGAGCTTCCAATTCCACAGGTGTTAAATCCTGTGTCACAAGGAAATGATTCTGCCTATTATGAGGTTGAAATGAAGTGCGGAAGCCATAAATTTCATCGAGACTTTAATGAAACGATTATCTATGGCTATAATGGCATATATCCTGGTCCAACGATTGAGACAATGAGAGGACAAACCGTTAATGTTAAATGGATTAATCATTTGCCATTGGATCACTTTTTACCGGTAGATAAAACGTTACCCGGTGCTATGAATAATCCTGAGGTGCGAACGGTCGTGCATCTTCATGGTGCGAATGTAGCACCTGACAGTGATGGTCATCCTGAAGCCTGGTTTACACGCAACTTCGCAGATGTAGGACCGAAATATAGCAGGCAAGTTTTTGAATATCCTAATGATCAACAGGCAACAACCCTTTGGTATCATGATCATGCATTGGGAGTTACAAGACTTAATCTTTATGCGGGACTGGCAGGTTTCTACCTTATTCACGATGAACATGAGCTGAGCCTTGATCTTCCTAAAGGAAAATATGATATACCGCTTATGATACAAGATAAAACCTTTAGAGCAGATGGTTCACTTTTTTACCCTGCAAATACAGTCCCTCCAGCATCCGTACATCCATCAGTCGTTCGTGCTTTTATTGGGAATACCATGGTGGTCAACGGAAAGGTATGGCCGTATCTTAACGTCGAGCCCAGAAAATACCGCTTTAGAATGTTAAATGCTTCAAATACAAACGGATTTACTTTCTATCTCTTAGACGAAAACAACAAACGGCAGCCCTTCTTGCAAATAGGCACAGATGGCGGAATGATAAGAAAAACGAAGCGACTAATAGAATTTCCGCTGGATCCTGCTGAACGATTAGATGTTATCATCGATTTTTCAAAATTCGCCGGCCAGACGATAACACTTCGAACAGAAGAATTGAATCTTCAAGGGTTTCCAGAGACCTTTAAAGAAGATGTTATGGAGTTTAGAGTAGGGCTTGAAGTTGAATGTGAAGATGAAAGTAAAATACCAATAAAACTTCGCCATTTTGAAAAATTGAAACCCAAAAAGATGGATCCAAAACCAAAAACAAGAAGATTTGTCATGACTGAAGATCAAGATGCTCAATCAAGGCTTATGTTGACTATAAATCACTTAATGTTTCATGATCCTGCAACAGAAACCCCTGAGATTGATAGTGTTGAAATTTGGGAATTTGCAAGCCCTATTTTTAATCCTAATAGTCCTCTTGGCATTCCTCCAAACATTACTCACCCAATTCATCCTCATCTTGTCCAATTCCAGATACTTGAACGCCAGGATTTTGATATAAACGATTTTAATGAACAGGAATGGATTAACAATGGCAAAGGGATCAAACTTGGAAAAAAACACCCCCCAGATCCAAGTGAAATAGGCTGGAAAGATACGGTAAGGGTTGAACCTGGCAAAGTGACGAGGATCATTGTCCCCTTTAAAAACTACACAGGAGAATATGTATGGCATTGCCACATTCTTGAACATGAGGATCATGACATGATGAGACCATTGATTATTACTGAAAAGAATTGTGATTAA
- a CDS encoding IDEAL domain-containing protein encodes MERNLFNTPPQPEVNVMGSKFAEMVLNKALRNFRKEQIRKKIDQSLQDRNKEEFLRLTEELKNIS; translated from the coding sequence ATGGAAAGGAATTTATTTAATACACCACCACAACCTGAAGTAAACGTCATGGGTTCTAAATTTGCTGAAATGGTATTAAACAAAGCCCTTCGTAATTTCCGAAAAGAGCAAATCCGAAAAAAGATTGACCAGTCATTACAGGATCGAAACAAAGAAGAATTCCTGCGATTAACAGAGGAATTGAAAAATATTTCTTAA
- a CDS encoding IucA/IucC family protein — protein sequence MSAIHTEYTRIIQKEVFDEEESKTLTYIRSEEPELEELYLMNLQAGRRGIFQRLFQALIREKLIDEERVSWIEGTRIYIKLPGEKTLQAAVKKRHSLGRFDVEGDAIVESCGSSRVLTHPVELLELLRQEGLLKEATEEQFQRFKMEIKNGVANLTLALAGAARRKRELAAIAKLEDIQTSLEWVVKQSKDNKNFSPLAFYEQWVVEGHPLHPGAKTKFGLEVADVIRYSPEWGATPEVALAAVAKNDCQTTSIDEHTVTTRLYQEYECLQLFVEKTLQEQGLDHTQFELIPVHPWQFDHTLCTLYKEEIEQKRIVPISDFRIPTLSLVSFRSLAPIQNRGQRKHHIKTAVNVQTTSAVRTVSPNSVENGPILSKILANIQEKENDFAGSFVVLQERAGTYFQPANQALSEDERWTLQANLASILRENPENHVKNEEEIPMAAAALLADSPISGKPIAVELVEELAGYYGLSDLAEAAALFIQRYAQTSLPGFLTLMVRYGISLEGHMQNSVSVFRNGELVRILLRDFGGVRILPERLKKQGFQAEFYPGSSIVTEKVDQLRNIISYSVMQNHFAELITCIVRALGIDEEKLWKQVVAVCKAVFEELKKDPSIAEQASADEQALFQPMIDLKALTTMRLRGDITAYSFMQVPNPITEWKGEIQS from the coding sequence ATGAGCGCGATACATACCGAATATACGAGAATTATACAAAAAGAGGTTTTTGATGAGGAAGAATCAAAAACGTTAACTTACATTAGGAGCGAAGAGCCTGAATTGGAAGAACTGTATCTAATGAATCTTCAGGCAGGAAGAAGAGGTATCTTTCAACGTCTATTTCAGGCACTCATACGAGAAAAGCTAATCGACGAAGAGAGAGTTTCATGGATAGAAGGAACAAGGATCTATATTAAGCTTCCCGGTGAAAAAACGCTGCAGGCTGCCGTCAAGAAGCGACATTCACTTGGAAGATTTGATGTAGAAGGGGATGCTATTGTTGAAAGTTGTGGGTCCTCTAGAGTACTTACACATCCTGTTGAACTACTAGAGTTGTTAAGGCAAGAAGGATTGTTAAAAGAAGCAACGGAAGAGCAGTTTCAACGATTCAAAATGGAAATTAAAAACGGAGTAGCGAATCTAACCTTAGCATTGGCAGGTGCTGCTCGAAGGAAAAGAGAGTTAGCTGCTATTGCTAAATTAGAAGATATACAGACCTCCTTAGAATGGGTGGTCAAACAGAGTAAGGACAACAAGAACTTTAGTCCACTTGCTTTTTATGAACAATGGGTTGTTGAAGGTCATCCCCTGCATCCTGGAGCTAAGACAAAGTTTGGTCTTGAGGTAGCCGATGTCATACGTTATTCACCAGAATGGGGTGCCACTCCAGAGGTAGCTCTTGCGGCGGTTGCAAAAAACGATTGTCAAACCACATCTATCGATGAACATACAGTGACAACTCGTCTGTACCAAGAATATGAATGCTTACAATTATTTGTTGAAAAAACATTACAAGAGCAGGGATTAGATCATACCCAGTTCGAGTTGATTCCCGTTCACCCATGGCAGTTTGATCATACTTTATGCACTCTGTACAAAGAAGAGATAGAACAGAAAAGGATCGTTCCTATTTCGGATTTTCGTATTCCGACACTGTCATTGGTTTCTTTTCGCTCGTTAGCTCCCATCCAAAACCGCGGGCAGAGAAAGCATCATATAAAAACAGCAGTCAATGTACAAACAACCAGTGCTGTACGTACCGTTTCACCTAATTCCGTGGAAAATGGGCCAATTCTTTCGAAAATATTAGCCAACATTCAAGAAAAAGAGAATGATTTTGCGGGAAGCTTTGTTGTACTTCAAGAACGAGCGGGTACTTATTTTCAACCAGCAAATCAAGCGTTGTCGGAAGATGAGCGCTGGACACTACAAGCAAATTTAGCGTCTATCCTGCGGGAGAATCCTGAGAACCATGTCAAAAACGAGGAGGAAATCCCCATGGCTGCTGCAGCGCTTTTAGCGGATTCACCGATTAGCGGTAAGCCTATTGCGGTTGAATTAGTAGAGGAACTAGCTGGCTACTATGGTTTATCTGATTTAGCAGAGGCGGCAGCCTTATTTATACAAAGATATGCACAAACATCGTTACCAGGCTTTTTAACCTTGATGGTACGGTATGGAATTAGTTTAGAAGGTCATATGCAGAATAGTGTCTCTGTTTTTCGTAATGGAGAGCTGGTGCGTATTCTTTTAAGAGACTTTGGCGGTGTGCGTATTCTACCAGAAAGATTGAAGAAGCAAGGATTTCAAGCAGAATTTTATCCTGGCTCATCAATAGTAACGGAAAAAGTAGACCAATTGCGAAATATTATCTCTTATTCCGTCATGCAGAACCATTTTGCTGAATTAATCACATGCATCGTTCGTGCCCTAGGAATCGATGAGGAGAAGCTTTGGAAGCAGGTTGTTGCAGTATGTAAAGCTGTTTTTGAAGAACTGAAGAAAGATCCTTCCATTGCAGAACAGGCTTCAGCAGACGAGCAAGCTCTTTTTCAACCTATGATTGACTTAAAGGCACTAACAACTATGAGACTACGAGGAGATATTACAGCCTATTCGTTTATGCAAGTTCCAAATCCTATAACGGAATGGAAAGGAGAGATCCAGTCATGA
- a CDS encoding IucA/IucC family protein, which translates to MSASSTQLLERDVLHTVYRNFRQEYMLEDELKVLTFLETNYPDMVPAYVFSLARGRQGILRRLAGAMLREDIMGLTSSSYDLYIIDSIQALNVPAIDEYWQMVIRTLHTYGLESGKIYKLYPLCERECLVIPVTRTYAFNRVEVDGVILHVSEDGVRTIEHAVELLQLMRHKEEAHNEIGQSAWVKLAEELVNGSANLALSYAYWKQKKKELQKKADEHGITTTIDWVLLQKMQDREFDSSLFFEQLSVEGHNLHPGTKTKIGMEPEDVFRYAPEFDGVADIHFVGIHKDYAEWVVIEENEEDANAFLFKEYPELPKAVKREFAEHELSVNDYVLVPVHPWQLEKALPDIYHQEIKEQIVVPIRGMMVRSGATSSFRTVVPFANGETPKHAIKVAVNSQMTSTVRSISANTTNNATVFTRLIRSIMQQEQDLVEKFVPVCECAGFNFKIKETEGLTGNHKLKSRNLSAVLRENVESFVALDEVAIVGSSLFAESPITEKLILVELIEMYAEKRKETSLRKAAFQFVSEYVSIALPGFLTLMVKYGIGLEGHLQNSVMVFKDGRPVRMLFRDWGGTRIYRSRLQQHQEQVQFYPGSVTVTDSLKEMHNKVFYTVLQNHCGELVLQVCKHFGLGEGELWQEIHRICKKVFDQLESLPHYSESVRIDRKALYQAEVDHKALAKMRLEPEGKEYSYAIVPNPLHEFSRKEE; encoded by the coding sequence ATGAGTGCAAGTTCAACTCAGCTTCTTGAAAGAGATGTTCTACATACGGTATATAGGAATTTCCGACAGGAATATATGCTGGAAGATGAATTAAAAGTCCTCACTTTTTTAGAAACCAATTATCCTGATATGGTTCCTGCATATGTGTTTTCTCTTGCAAGAGGGCGTCAAGGGATTTTGCGTCGGCTAGCAGGGGCCATGTTGCGTGAAGATATCATGGGACTTACTTCAAGTTCGTATGATCTGTACATTATTGACTCCATTCAGGCTTTAAATGTTCCAGCTATTGATGAGTATTGGCAGATGGTTATTCGAACACTCCATACATATGGCTTAGAAAGTGGAAAAATCTATAAATTATATCCTCTTTGTGAGAGAGAATGTCTTGTTATTCCGGTAACTCGAACTTATGCCTTTAACCGAGTAGAAGTAGATGGTGTTATTTTACATGTTTCTGAAGATGGAGTTAGAACAATAGAACACGCTGTTGAATTGCTCCAGTTGATGCGCCATAAGGAAGAAGCTCACAATGAAATAGGGCAAAGTGCATGGGTGAAGCTAGCTGAAGAATTAGTAAATGGAAGTGCGAATCTGGCACTTTCCTATGCCTATTGGAAGCAGAAGAAAAAAGAACTTCAGAAAAAAGCTGATGAACACGGAATTACGACTACCATTGATTGGGTACTGTTACAAAAGATGCAAGATCGTGAATTTGATTCAAGTTTGTTTTTTGAACAATTATCCGTAGAAGGACATAATCTTCATCCAGGTACCAAAACAAAAATAGGCATGGAACCAGAAGATGTGTTTCGTTATGCACCAGAATTTGATGGAGTAGCCGATATTCATTTTGTCGGAATTCATAAGGATTATGCGGAGTGGGTCGTTATAGAGGAAAATGAAGAGGATGCGAATGCATTTCTCTTTAAAGAGTATCCAGAATTACCAAAGGCAGTTAAACGAGAATTTGCAGAACACGAACTCAGCGTTAACGATTATGTATTGGTCCCTGTGCATCCTTGGCAGCTGGAAAAAGCACTACCAGACATCTACCACCAAGAAATCAAGGAACAGATTGTGGTTCCTATACGTGGCATGATGGTTCGAAGTGGGGCAACATCTTCTTTCAGAACAGTAGTACCTTTTGCGAATGGGGAGACGCCTAAACATGCGATAAAAGTAGCTGTCAACAGTCAGATGACTTCTACTGTTCGCTCTATATCCGCAAATACCACAAATAACGCTACGGTCTTTACTCGACTCATTCGTTCCATTATGCAGCAGGAACAAGACTTGGTTGAGAAGTTTGTACCTGTGTGTGAATGCGCAGGATTTAATTTCAAAATCAAAGAAACAGAAGGACTTACAGGTAATCATAAGCTAAAAAGCAGAAATCTATCTGCTGTGTTACGTGAGAATGTAGAATCATTTGTAGCGTTGGACGAAGTAGCCATTGTTGGCAGCTCACTTTTTGCTGAATCACCAATCACGGAAAAGTTGATTCTTGTCGAATTAATTGAAATGTATGCTGAAAAAAGGAAAGAAACGTCACTTCGGAAGGCTGCGTTTCAGTTCGTCTCAGAGTATGTTTCAATCGCACTTCCAGGCTTCCTTACCCTCATGGTAAAGTACGGAATTGGTTTAGAAGGTCATTTACAAAACAGTGTGATGGTATTTAAAGATGGTCGCCCTGTTCGAATGCTGTTTCGCGATTGGGGAGGAACTAGAATATATCGAAGCAGACTACAACAACATCAAGAACAAGTGCAATTTTATCCTGGTTCCGTCACGGTGACGGATAGTCTAAAGGAAATGCATAATAAGGTATTTTATACGGTATTACAGAATCACTGCGGTGAGTTAGTTCTGCAAGTATGCAAGCATTTTGGCTTAGGGGAAGGAGAGTTGTGGCAGGAGATTCATCGGATTTGCAAAAAAGTCTTTGATCAACTTGAGTCCTTACCCCACTATTCCGAAAGTGTACGCATAGACAGGAAAGCATTATATCAAGCAGAAGTAGATCACAAGGCACTTGCAAAAATGCGTTTAGAACCCGAAGGGAAAGAATATTCCTACGCAATCGTCCCTAATCCTCTTCACGAATTTAGTCGGAAGGAAGAATAA